One segment of Rattus norvegicus strain BN/NHsdMcwi chromosome 16, GRCr8, whole genome shotgun sequence DNA contains the following:
- the Sncg gene encoding gamma-synuclein isoform X2, with amino-acid sequence MDVFKKGFSIAREGVVGAVEKTKQGVTEAAEKTKEGVMYVGTKTKENVVQSVTSVAEKTKEQANAVSEAVVSSVNTVATKTVEEAENIVVTTGVVRKEDLEPPAQDQEAKEQEEGEEAKSGGD; translated from the exons ATGGACGTCTTCAAGAAAGGCTTCTCCATTGCCAGGGAAGGCGTTGTGGGTGCTGTGGAGAAGACCAAGCAGGGGGTGACCGAGGCAGCTGAGAAGACCAAGGAAGGGGTCATGTATGTGG GCACCAAAACCAAGGAGAACGTGGTACAAAGTGTAACCTCGG TGGCTGAGAAGACCAAGGAGCAGGCCAATGCCGTGAGTGAAGCTGTGGTCAGCAGCGTCAACACAGTGGCCACCAAGACCGTGGAGGAGGCAGAAAACATCGTGGTCACCACCGGCGTAGTACGCAAG GAGGACTTGGAACCCCCTGCACAGGACCAGGAGGCCAAAGAGCAAGAGGAGGGCGAAGAG GCCAAGAGTGGAGGAGACTAG
- the Sncg gene encoding gamma-synuclein isoform X1, which yields MDVFKKGFSIAREGVVGAVEKTKQGVTEAAEKTKEGVMYVGTKTKENVVQSVTSVAEKTKEQANAVSEAVVSSVNTVATKTVEEAENIVVTTGVVRKEDLEPPAQDQEAKEQEEGEEVRTGFPVVGT from the exons ATGGACGTCTTCAAGAAAGGCTTCTCCATTGCCAGGGAAGGCGTTGTGGGTGCTGTGGAGAAGACCAAGCAGGGGGTGACCGAGGCAGCTGAGAAGACCAAGGAAGGGGTCATGTATGTGG GCACCAAAACCAAGGAGAACGTGGTACAAAGTGTAACCTCGG TGGCTGAGAAGACCAAGGAGCAGGCCAATGCCGTGAGTGAAGCTGTGGTCAGCAGCGTCAACACAGTGGCCACCAAGACCGTGGAGGAGGCAGAAAACATCGTGGTCACCACCGGCGTAGTACGCAAG GAGGACTTGGAACCCCCTGCACAGGACCAGGAGGCCAAAGAGCAAGAGGAGGGCGAAGAGGTAAGAACTGGGTTCCCTGTCGTAGGGACCTGA